The following are encoded in a window of Sutcliffiella horikoshii genomic DNA:
- the pdaB gene encoding polysaccharide deacetylase family sporulation protein PdaB: MTNFYVINGRKLKQLSIIILAAFFTAGILYIENFSNQPVFSTKDGPRAIYKGEGNNKEVALSFDISWGDEKALPILDLLKQNSVTGVTFFLSASWAERHPDIVKRIVEDGHEIGSMGYAYENYRDLEDLKVKRDILKALDVFEKLEVKKVNLLRPPKGAFDKRVLEIANSLGFTVVHWSIDSHDLINPGKEIIVDNVTKNLSNGDIVLLHASDSAKQTEDALPEIIRYIKDKGYEISSVTELINNTKAKSKEVQ; encoded by the coding sequence ATGACTAATTTCTATGTTATTAACGGAAGAAAGCTTAAGCAATTATCCATCATCATTTTGGCGGCATTCTTCACTGCAGGGATTTTATATATAGAGAACTTCTCCAATCAGCCGGTGTTTTCAACCAAAGATGGACCCCGGGCAATCTATAAAGGGGAAGGCAATAACAAGGAGGTTGCTTTGTCCTTTGATATTAGCTGGGGGGATGAGAAAGCTCTTCCCATCTTGGATTTATTGAAACAAAATAGCGTAACTGGTGTGACATTCTTCTTATCTGCCTCATGGGCGGAGAGGCATCCGGATATCGTGAAACGTATTGTGGAAGATGGGCATGAAATCGGGAGCATGGGGTATGCGTATGAGAATTACCGGGACCTTGAAGACTTGAAAGTGAAGAGAGACATCTTAAAGGCCTTGGATGTATTCGAGAAGCTAGAGGTCAAGAAGGTCAATTTGCTTCGCCCGCCTAAAGGTGCTTTTGATAAACGTGTACTTGAGATTGCCAATTCACTCGGGTTTACTGTGGTGCATTGGAGTATCGATTCTCACGACCTGATTAATCCTGGGAAGGAAATTATCGTGGATAATGTGACAAAGAATTTGAGCAATGGGGATATCGTTCTTCTTCATGCGTCTGATTCTGCCAAACAAACCGAGGACGCTTTACCAGAGATTATTCGGTATATCAAAGACAAAGGGTACGAAATAAGTAGCGTCACGGAACTGATCAACAACACTAAAGCCAAAAGCAAGGAAGTTCAATAA